CCGGATATTTTTCCTTTATCGTTTCCAGAATTTGCACATGGTCCCAGCCCAAACTTTTAGCGTGAGCTTCGTCGCCGTTAAAGGGCATTTCCTCGATAAAACGCACACTGATAGGCAGGTCTTTGGTGAGCGCCACCAGCGGCAGGATGTCGTCGGTGTTTTTGCCTTCCATCACCACGGCGTTCAGCTTAACGTCGATTTCATGGTGCAGCAGTTGCTCAAGGGTTTCCAGCACGCTTGGCAGTTCGTCGCGGCGCGTGATGGCGAAAAAACGGTTGCGGTCTAAGGTATCGAGGCTGAGGTTGACGGATCGGACGCCGATTTTCTTGAGTTCCGGCACGAAAGGAGCTGTCAGCACGCCGTTCGTGGTAATAGTCAGTTGCTGCAGCCCATCCAGCTGAGAGAGTTTTGTGAGAAAGGGCATAAAGCCTTTCCGCACAAAGGGCTCACCGCCCGTGATGCGAATTTTCTCAATGCCCGTTTTCACAAACACCGAACAAAGATGCAGCATTTCCTCGTAGCTCATCAGCTCTTCCCGGCCCAGCCAGTCGATTCCCTCCTCCGGCATGCAGTAAAAGCACCGCAGATTGCACCTATCCGTTACGGCCAGCCTCAGGTAGTTTATCGTTCTTCCGTGTTTGTCCTTTAGCATATAAAATTCTCTTCGAGCCGATGTGGCTATATATGGCTTTGCTTTGTTGGCAGCAGCCACAGGTATTTTGCATAGAATTGGCTATCGACACTGTACTTGGCTAAACGACGACCGAAAGACATGTCTCCCGAAGTCCAGCATAATAGAAAAGAAGCAACGTTAAC
This window of the Pontibacter russatus genome carries:
- the moaA gene encoding GTP 3',8-cyclase MoaA, which gives rise to MLKDKHGRTINYLRLAVTDRCNLRCFYCMPEEGIDWLGREELMSYEEMLHLCSVFVKTGIEKIRITGGEPFVRKGFMPFLTKLSQLDGLQQLTITTNGVLTAPFVPELKKIGVRSVNLSLDTLDRNRFFAITRRDELPSVLETLEQLLHHEIDVKLNAVVMEGKNTDDILPLVALTKDLPISVRFIEEMPFNGDEAHAKSLGWDHVQILETIKEKYPAIYKLVDPPFSTSFNYQIPGHKGNVGIIAAYTRSFCGTCNRIRLTPLGDLKTCLYGGSVLNFKDLLRSGATEEEIQAALYKAVNQKDLNGWVAEKNNTGRSSLSASMATIGG